A genomic region of Lytechinus pictus isolate F3 Inbred chromosome 2, Lp3.0, whole genome shotgun sequence contains the following coding sequences:
- the LOC129272099 gene encoding small ribosomal subunit protein uS17m-like — MSGAARKILIGQVIGTKMTRTAKVRVNKLQLDPFVTQYFPKRSTLFAHDPEEAAKLGDIVLVKELPIKKSTHVKYQMERIIYSLGNVTDPITGKKCDCYSYWDEGEGSDGALVSDHSTDSVDKEVDVTGNISRTMGDGKDLKVDGTPV, encoded by the exons atgtctgGTGCAGCTCGAAAAATACTTATAGGACAGGTTATAGGAACCAAGATGACACGGACTGCAAAAGTGCGGGTTAATAAGTTACAACTGGATCCATTTGTTACTCAG TATTTCCCCAAGCGGTCAACCCTGTTTGCACATGACCCCGAGGAAGCAGCGAAACTTGGAGACATTGTCCTTGTGAAGGAACTACCGATTAAAAAGTCCACCCACGTCAAGTACCAAATGGAGCGTATCATCTACAGCCTGGGAAATGTGACTGATCCAATCACCGGCAAGAAATGCGACTGCTACTCGTATTGGGACGAGGGGGAGGGCTCCGATGGTGCTCTGGTCTCTGATCATAGTACAGATAGTGTGGACAAGGAAGTGGATGTCACAGGTAACATTTCAAGGACGATGGGAGATGGAAAAGATCTCAAAGTTGATGGCACGCCTGTATGA
- the LOC129254290 gene encoding probable ATP-dependent RNA helicase DHX35 produces MAAPVPKFWKPGTAAPGEGLKEERSGGGSGDGETRCVVFNQYVSLSIEQQRQRLPVFKHRNHILYLLEKYQTLVVVGETGSGKSTQIPQYLVEAGWGAEGHVIGVTQPRRVAAVTVAQRVAEERGAIIGHEVGYAIRFEDCTDPQSTKIKFMTDGYLLREMMRDPLLKRYSVLMLDEAHERTLFTDIIVGLLKKIQRKRPELRIIIASATLDAEAFRDFFNKNTSNDKREDTATILTVEGRTYPVDIFYSTSPVPDYLKAMVETIMKIHKSEPTGDILAFLPGQDEVENVLRMVIDQIRGLRDSSMKMMALPMYGSLPAKDQMRVFERVGKNTRKVVIATNIAETSITINGIVYVIDGGFLRIKAFNAKNGVEGLVTVPVSQASAQQRAGRAGRVRSGKAYRLYTEEDFKKLPKTTVPEMQRSNLGTAILQLKCLGIDNVLRFPFLSPPSSKAMVRGLELLYALGGLTDHAKLSEPLGVRMAELPVNPMLAKMLLVSGEFGCSEEILTVAAMLQVNNVFQCPANQRNAAERAKRKFGVKEGDHLTLLNVHEAFLKYKKNSRWCRENFLNYKALCRVVVVREQLKKLLKKFKVKMVSSEGDADTVLRCIVAGFFPNVAHYHPSGEYRTIRDDFPLHIHPSSVLYTQPPPTWVVYNEVLQTSKDYMRDVTAVESSWLYELAPHFYQFGTDNEIASKRQKIER; encoded by the exons ATGGCAGCGCCCGTTCCCAAGTTTTGGAAACCAG GAACTGCTGCTCCCGGGGAAGGCTTGAAAGAGGAGAGATCTGGCGGTGGGAGTGGGGATGGAGAGACTCGGTGTGTTGTATTCAACCAGTATGTATCTCTCTCAATCGAACAACAGAGACAGAGACTACCAGTATTTAAG CATCGGAACCATATCCTGTACCTGCTAGAGAAGTACCAAACCCTGGTCGTTGTAGGTGAGACAGGAAGCGGGAAGAGCACCCAGATTCCGCAGTATCTTGTAGAAGCAGGTTGGGGAGCAGAAGGCCATGTCATAGGGGTCACTCAACCCAGGAGAGTTGCTGCTGTTACA GTAGCCCAGAGAGTTGCAGAAGAGAGAGGAGCCATCAttggccatgaggttgggtatGCCATTCGCTTTGAAGATTGTACTGATCCACAGTCTACCAAGATCAAG TTTATGACAGATGGGTACCTGCTGAGAGAAATGATGAGAGATCCCCTCTTAAAGAGATACAG TGTGTTGATGCTTGACGAAGCCCATGAGAGGACCCTTTTCACAGACATCATTGTCGGGCTGCTGAAGAAGATCCAGAGGAAGAGACCTGAACTACGAATCATCATTGCCTCGGCTACCCTCGATGCAGAAGCATTCAGGGACTTCTTCAATAAGAATACCAGCAATGATAAGAG GGAGGATACTGCGACTATTCTCACTGTCGAAGGAAGAACTTATCCGGTTGACATATTCTACTCCACAAG TCCTGTACCAGATTACCTGAAGGCCATGGTTGAGACCATCATGAAGATTCATAAATCAGAACCAACTGGTGACATCCTTGCTTTCCTTCCGGGTCAGGACGAGGTCGAGAATGTCCTTAGAATGGTTAT AGATCAAATCCGAGGACTACGAGACAGCTCCATGAAGATGATGGCGCTGCCTATGTATGGCAGTCTCCCTGCCAAGGATCAGATGAGAGTCTTTGAACGTGTTGGCAAAAACACCAGGAAGGTCGTCATAGCAACCAACATCGCAGAGACATCCATCACTATCAATGGGATTGTGTATG TTATTGATGGTGGTTTTCTTAGGATCAAGGCTTTCAATGCCAAGAATGGTGTAGAGGGTCTTGTCACTGTTCCTGTGTCTCAGGCGTCGGCCCAACAGAGGGCTGGCAGGGCTGGGCGTGTCAGATCAGGGAAGGCCTATAGACTCTACACGGAAGAAGACTTCAAGAAACTACCCAAGACAACTGTGCCAGAAATGCAAAG GAGCAACCTTGGTACGGCCATCCTCCAGTTGAAGTGTCTTGGGATCGACAACGTCCTGCGCTTCCCTTTCCTCTCGCCCCCATCCTCCAAGGCCATGGTGAGAGGGCTGGAGCTGCTCTATGCCCTAGGTGGTCTCACCGACCATGCCAAGCTGTCCGAACCCCTGGGGGTCAGGATGGCCGAACTACCGGTCAATCCCATGTTGGCGAAGATGCTACTTGTATCGG GAGAGTTTGGTTGCTCAGAAGAGATACTCACTGTTGCTGCAATGCTGCAAGTCAACAATGTATTCCAGTGTCCTGCCAACCAAAGGAATGCAGCT gAAAGAGCTAAAAGAAAATTTGGAGTGAAGGAAGGAGATCACCTGACATTATTGAATGTCCATGAAGCATTCCTGAAG TACAAGAAGAACTCAAGATGGTGTCGAGAAAACTTCTTGAATTACAAAG CCCTCTGTAGAGTGGTTGTGGTCAGGGAACAACTCAAGAAACTCCTCAAGAAGTTCAAGGTCAAGATGGTGTCAAGCGAGGGTGATGCAGATACCGTACTCCGCTGCATCGTAGCTGGCTTCTTCCCCAACGTCGCTCACTACCACCCCAGCGGGGAGTACAGGACAATACGAGACGACTTTCCTCTTCACATCCATCCATCTTCTGTTCTATACACTCAACCTCCTCCAACGTG GGTGGTATATAACGAGGTTCTTCAGACCAGTAAAGACTACATGCGAGATGTAACAGCGGTAGAATCATCATGGCTGTATGAGTTAGCTCCCCACTTCTACCAATTTGGAACG GACAATGAGATAGCTTCCAAACGCCAGAAGATAGAGAGGTGA
- the LOC129272110 gene encoding AFG2-interacting ribosome maturation factor-like, whose protein sequence is MLRNPTTSMASSNSSKILDLMHKQLRKSLKNIDSLRDAWKVTSSAASSSINSLQNVIEQYHCTLRCVQSQTPDIMLVKRFPDIHKGVQYKLIQEMELLMEKLGSAIDELQAIHSKVHQQYINSVTVYKKNAEYLPLDKITTGTATWPPIADILEWLKDLDSLFSFLYENQRQVLATVDYENEELMQNLSKNWNKGYKETEESLENVLAHVSFFMADG, encoded by the exons ATGTTACGCAATCCGACAACGTCAATGGCTAGTTCGAACTCGTCCAAAATACTCGATTTGATGCACAAACAACTTCGAAAATCACTAAAGAACATTGATTCACTCAGAGACGCCTGGAAAGTCACTTCGAGTGCAGCTTCGTCATCCATAAATTCACTACAAAATGTTATTGAGCAGTATCACTGCACATTACGGTGTGTTCAGTCCCAAACACCAGATATCATGTTGGTAAAACGTTTTCCAGATATTCACAAGGGTGTTCAATACAAACTGATCCAAGAAATGGAACTTCTGATGGAGAAACTTGGAAGTGCGAT AGATGAACTTCAGGCCATCCATTCCAAAGTGCACCAACAGTACATCAACAGTGTGACTGTCTACAAGAAGAATGCCGAATATCTACCACTGGACAAGATTACAACAGGAACAGCCACCTGGCCGCCCATTGCTGATATCCTGGAATGGCTGAAGGATCTGGACTCCCTGTTTAGTTTCTT ATATGAGAATCAAAGACAAGTCCTGGCAACAGTTGACTACGAAAATGAGGAGCTTATGCAAAATCTATCTAAAAATTGGAACAAAGGCTACAAAGAGACAGAGGAATCTCTTGAGA atGTGCTGGCACATGTTTCATTCTTCATGGCAGATGGATGA